The stretch of DNA GTCCCGAGAGCTTCGACGCAGCAGCCGACGACGCGATCGACCGTGCAGAAGAGACCCTCCAGAACGTCCACTGGATCGAAGTCGACGAACTCGGCGTCGAAATCGCAAGCGCCGACGACCGGGAGTACCAGGCCGAAGTCACCGTTGCCTTCGAACTCGAGGAGTAACCTGCCGACCGTCGAGCCGACGGCGAGACTCGATCGGTTGCTACCCGCTCACACTCCGTTTTCACACAGTCCGTCCGACGAGAGCCGAGAATACAGCGTCGCGCGTTCGCGCGGATGGTGTCGCCGAGGGCGCTCGAAGCCGAGCGTAAACGCGGTTACGTCCGGAACGACTCGCCACAGCCACACTCGCTGACGACGTTGGGATTATCAACGTGGAATCCTTCGGCTTGCAGCCCGCTCTCGTAGTCGAGGACGCTGCCCTCGATGTATTTCAGGCTCGCCGGATCGACGAAGACGCGCAGGTCGTGGTGTTCGTAGATCGTATCGTCCTCGTCGGGTGCGTCGTCGAAGCGCATCCCGTAGGAGAGACCGGCACAGCCTCCCTGCTGGACGAACAGCCGGAGGCCGGCCTCCGAAACGTCGAGGTCCTCTCCCTCGAGCAGCGAGAGGGCCTGCTCGGCCGCGTCTTCGGTCACTTCGATCTTCGGACGCGTGTCAGCCTCCCCGCCGTCCATACTGTCCGTGCTCATACCAACCCATTCCGGCGCAACGATGTTAACTGTGACGCCCTCCGAAGACTGTGTGACTAGCCAAATTCGGTTACAGCGCTGTTTGCGACCGCGTTCGATCCTCGTTCCTACCGGCCCAACTCACGCTGATCGCGGGGCCGTCGGACGATGGGCGTGCAGTGACACACGGCGGCTCGAGCGCTACCGGCACAGCCGGTATCTGGCACCGAACTGCCGTCGATCGTTTCGCGACAGTTCGATCTCGTGTTCTGCCAGCAACTCGAGCATTCGTTCGAGCTCACAGTCGTACCACATCGAGAGGAGCCGCACGTTCCGCTGGGCATAATCGTAGTTGCGCTCGAGGACGCGCCGGTCCGTTGGATCGACACGCGGTTCCATCTCATCGCCTACTCCGTGGTCCAGCTACGTAAAACCGATATGCGGTTCCGTAACCTGTTTCCAGCCGGTCAATCACGGATTACCGCCCGTTAGCAGTCTGTCTCGTCGTCCAGCCGGAGTCGGACGCTCGCGGCGTGGGCCTCGAGCCCTTCCGCGTCGGCGAGCGTCGTGATCGTCTCGCCCAGTTCGGCCAGGCCCTCGCTGGAGAGTCGCTGGACCGTCGTCGACCGGAGGAACGTCTCGACCGAGAGGCCGCCGGTCACGCGCGCTCCGCCGTCGGTCGGCAGGACGTGGTTGGTGCCACTGGCGTAGTCGCCCGCGGCGACGGGCGTGTTCGGCCCGAGGAAGACGCTGCCCGCGCTATCGATCCGTTCCAGGAGCGACTCGTCGTCGTCGGCCATGATCGAGAGGTGTTCGGGGGCGTATGCCTCCGTAAAGAGGATCGCCTCGCTCATCGAGCGCGCGTGGAGGACCCCACTCGCGTCGTTTGCGAGCGCCTCGCGGATGATCTCTGCGCGGTCGCGGTCGTCGACCTGTTCCTCGACGGCTGCAGCCACGGCGTCGGCGGTCGTCTCGTCGTCCGTGACTGCCACGACCGAGGCGTTCGGATCGTGTTCGGCCTGGGCGACGAGTTCCGCGGCGACGAACGCCGGGTCCGCGCTTTCGTCTGCCACCACGACGACTTCGCTCGGTCCTGCGAGGAAGTCGATCTCGGCGTCGCCGCGAACCTCGGCTTTGGCCGCGGTCACCCACTTGTTGCCGGGGCCGACGATCTTCTGGACGCTCGTGATCGTCTCCGTTCCGTAGGCCAGCCCCGCGACCGCCTGTGCGCCGCCGACGCTGTAGACCGCGTCCGCACCCGCGATGTGAATCGCCGCCAGCGTCACCGGGTTCAGTTCGTCGGCCGGCGGCGTCACCACCGACACGTGATCGACGCCAGCGACGACTGCCGGCACGATCCCCATGATCGCACTCGAGGGGTAGGCCGCCGATCCGCCGGGCACGTAGACGCCGACGCGCTCGAGCGGGCGGAACCGCCGCCCGAGCGTCCGTCCCTCGCCGAACTCTCGTTGCCAGTCCTCCGGAAGCTGGGCGGTGTGGAACTCACGAACGTTCGCGACGGCCGTCTCGATCGCGTCGCGGATCTCGTCGTCGACCTCGTCGGCGGCCCGCTCGCACTCGTCGGTGATGTCTAGGTTACCGACTTCGACGCCGTCGAACTCGCTCGTGAACTCGCGGACGGCGACGTCGCCCTCGGTGCGGACCCGGTCGACGATGTCGCGGACGTCTCCCCTGACCGCCTCGATGCCGGCGTCGCGCTCGAAGAAGGCTGCGCGGTCGTCCGGCCCGAGATCGGAAATCGCCTGCACGTCGATTGTCATGCCCCGGACTTGGCGCGGCGGTCGAAAAACGGTTTCCTTCCGCTCATGTCTCCCCGCGTTCGATCGACCAGAGGCCCACGAAGTCGAGGGTTGCCCTGACGAACAGATAGACGAGCAGCCCGAAGCCGACGATCGCCAGCGGTGCCTGAATGAGATCCGCGAGTGCCACCTCGAGGACGATCCGGCTCAGTCCACGGATGACGAAACTCGCGATCACGAGCGCAAATCCGATGAGCGAGAGTTTGACGAATCCCGACTGGTCCATAGCGAGCCGTACGACTGGGCTCGCTAAATGGTATCGGTTGGTCCCACATCGATGGCGCTGCTCGTCGGGACGTTACCGAACGTCGGCGCTGGCAGCGCGGCTGATCGCGCAAATTGCTACCGAACCGAAAGCGAGCGCGAGGCAGACGAGGACGGCCAGCGCCGGTACAAGCGTATCCCACATACCTCCAAAGCGGCTGACTTCGATCACCGTCATCGTGTCTTCGCCAAGCATCACCGCGCGGGTGGCGTCGACGCCGTACGTGATCGGATTGAACGTCGCAACCGTCTGAATCCACGCCGGCAGCGCCGGCAGTGGGAGGAACGCACTCGAGACGAACAGCAAAGGAAGTTGGAGCAGGTTCGCCCCGATGATCGTCGACTCCTCGTCGCGGGTCACCACCGCAAGCACGTTCGAAAACGCCGTGAACCAGACCGAAAACAGGACGCAGATGCCCGCAATCGCGACGGCCCCGACCAGACCAGTCGCGATTTCGGCACCCAGCATCACGCCCAAGCCGAGCACGATCGTCACCTGCGCGATGATACGGACGATCTCGGCCAGCGTCTTGCCCACGAAGACGGCAATTCGGTTCATCGGACTCACCAACGTCTTCTCGAACATGCCGTTCTCGATGTCGTTGACCAGCCCAATCCCCGACGTCGCCGCTGCTACCAGCGCGACCTGGATCACGATCGCCGGCACGAGATACGTCTCGTAAGTGACCCCCTCGAGCGCACTCGTCGCGACGCCGCCGAACACCTGCGTGAACAACACGAGGAAGATTATCGGCTGGACGAGCGAGACGACGAGCACGAACGGGTTTCGGATCGACTTGATCGTCCACCGGATGAACGTGGTCCATACGTCGCTTGCGAAGCTCCCGCCGTGGCGGTCGCCGGTCTGCACACTCATCGGCTCACCCCGTCGGCGTCTGCAGCAGCCCCCGTTTCGCCGTCGTCTGTCACCGTCGTTTCTCTCGCGTCACCGCCGTTACTGACCGCCTCGGTTCGCACATCGCCGTCGTCGGTCGCGGTCGCTTCGGTTCGCTCTCCAGTCACCGCGAGGAACACGTCGTCGAGCGTCGGTGCGCGAACGTCGAATCCGACCACGCCGATATCGGCGTCCCGCAGCGCGACTAACAGATCCGTTCCGCGCGTTCGCGCGTCGCGTGCGGTCACCGCCAGCCCCGACTCGGTCGGCTCGATCGTCACCCCTTCTGCGAACAGCGATTCGTTGCGGGCGACTGCCACCGCGCGCTCGCGTTCGGCGGGATCCGCCAGTTCGACGGCGAGAATTTCGCCGCCGACACGTCGTTTCAGCGATTCGGGCGTCCCCTCCGCGACGACCGCACCGTTCTGAATGACTGACAGCCGATCACACAACTGGTCGGCCTCCTCGAGATACTGGGTCGTCAGGAAAACGGTCGTCCCCTCGTCGTTGATCCGCTGGAAGTACTCCCAGAGTCGATTTCGCGCTGCCGGATCGAGTCCGGTCGTCGGCTCGTCGAGAAACACCAGCGGCGGTTGATGGACCAGTGCGGTCGCCGCGTCCAGGCGCTTTTTCATCCCGCCTGAGAAGTCGTCGGCGACCTTGTTCGCGACGTCGGTTAGCTCGACGAGTTCGAGCAACTCGTCGATCCGATCGGCCCGCTTCGATCGCGACACGCCGTATGCATCACACGCAAATCGGAGGTTCTCTCGAGCCGTCAGCTCCGGATCGATGCTCG from Natrinema sp. HArc-T2 encodes:
- a CDS encoding dodecin yields the protein MVFKKITLIGTSPESFDAAADDAIDRAEETLQNVHWIEVDELGVEIASADDREYQAEVTVAFELEE
- a CDS encoding HesB/IscA family protein; this encodes MSTDSMDGGEADTRPKIEVTEDAAEQALSLLEGEDLDVSEAGLRLFVQQGGCAGLSYGMRFDDAPDEDDTIYEHHDLRVFVDPASLKYIEGSVLDYESGLQAEGFHVDNPNVVSECGCGESFRT
- the hisD gene encoding histidinol dehydrogenase; amino-acid sequence: MTIDVQAISDLGPDDRAAFFERDAGIEAVRGDVRDIVDRVRTEGDVAVREFTSEFDGVEVGNLDITDECERAADEVDDEIRDAIETAVANVREFHTAQLPEDWQREFGEGRTLGRRFRPLERVGVYVPGGSAAYPSSAIMGIVPAVVAGVDHVSVVTPPADELNPVTLAAIHIAGADAVYSVGGAQAVAGLAYGTETITSVQKIVGPGNKWVTAAKAEVRGDAEIDFLAGPSEVVVVADESADPAFVAAELVAQAEHDPNASVVAVTDDETTADAVAAAVEEQVDDRDRAEIIREALANDASGVLHARSMSEAILFTEAYAPEHLSIMADDDESLLERIDSAGSVFLGPNTPVAAGDYASGTNHVLPTDGGARVTGGLSVETFLRSTTVQRLSSEGLAELGETITTLADAEGLEAHAASVRLRLDDETDC
- a CDS encoding ABC transporter permease, which codes for MSVQTGDRHGGSFASDVWTTFIRWTIKSIRNPFVLVVSLVQPIIFLVLFTQVFGGVATSALEGVTYETYLVPAIVIQVALVAAATSGIGLVNDIENGMFEKTLVSPMNRIAVFVGKTLAEIVRIIAQVTIVLGLGVMLGAEIATGLVGAVAIAGICVLFSVWFTAFSNVLAVVTRDEESTIIGANLLQLPLLFVSSAFLPLPALPAWIQTVATFNPITYGVDATRAVMLGEDTMTVIEVSRFGGMWDTLVPALAVLVCLALAFGSVAICAISRAASADVR
- a CDS encoding ATP-binding cassette domain-containing protein; its protein translation is MTDYAIEARDVVVTYADGTEAVRGVDLLVETGEFFGFLGPNGAGKTTLIKTLVTLLWPTDGSVTVNEFDTVAEPRSVRATVGYMAQETSIDPELTARENLRFACDAYGVSRSKRADRIDELLELVELTDVANKVADDFSGGMKKRLDAATALVHQPPLVFLDEPTTGLDPAARNRLWEYFQRINDEGTTVFLTTQYLEEADQLCDRLSVIQNGAVVAEGTPESLKRRVGGEILAVELADPAERERAVAVARNESLFAEGVTIEPTESGLAVTARDARTRGTDLLVALRDADIGVVGFDVRAPTLDDVFLAVTGERTEATATDDGDVRTEAVSNGGDARETTVTDDGETGAAADADGVSR